The sequence below is a genomic window from Salinispira pacifica.
TCTTTGAATATATTGAAATGCCGGTGATGCCCCGTTTCGATTTCACTTCCAGGGCTTCCATATTTTTAAGCATGCGCTGGTTCATTCCAGAAAAGCGCCGGAGAAGGCGAACCTATCCCATCTATACGGAAATGCGGGATTTCCTTATAGCAACCAATACCCCATCCCAGGTACAGGCCAGGGCCATGCTGGTGGACAGCCGGGGGCAGATACTCATTAATGCCGCAGGCTCCCCCAGCGAGAATATCATCGAATTATTCGAAAGAAGAATGGGAACTGAAACCAGCGAAATCTGGCAGCGGCCCTAAAATATTGTACAGTGCACCAAAGCTTGTGAAAAATATCAATTTCGAAAATTTCGACCGTACTGGTGGTGTCGGGTATTTTTCAGGCACTAAATATGTTGGTTTTTGTTGGTAAAAGGAGTGCTTCACAAGCTTCTGTGCACTGATAAACGGGCTGCATGCCCGTATCAGCCGTGTTATAATTCCTCCGTTATCAGTAGACCATATCAACAACCTACGGAGGAAGTCCTATGCCCGACACTACCAACGAAAAAGATACCCGTAAAACCGACGGCGATTACACCCCGCCGGGAGGATCAAGCATGGATCACCGCATCAGTCTCGGCGGAGAAACCATGGACTACAGTGCTTCTGCGGACTGGATGGTTCTCCGGAAAAAAGATAAGCCTGCGGCGGAGATGTTCCATATCAGCTATGTGAAAAAGGACGGAGGAGACCGGCCGATTACCTTTGTTTTCAACGGAGGACCCGGCGCTTCATCGGTTTTTCTTCATCTGGGAGCCATGGGGCCCCGGCGGGCCCGTTTTAATGCCGACGGCACCGCTCCTCCTCCTCCCCACAGCCTCATGGACAATGCGGACAGCTGGCTCGAGTTTACCGATCTGGTGTTTATCGATCCCATCGGTACCGGCCTGAGCCGTCCGGTGGATGAGAAAGAAGGGAAAACCGGAAACGGCGGCAACGGGAAAACTGACGATTCCCAAAGCGGCGCTTCCGGTGACGATTCCAGCGAGTACTGGCAGTTGAAACGGGATTTGGAATCTCTGGGTGAATTTATCAGCAAGTACCTCTCCCGTCACCGCCGCTGGGAAAGCCCGGTATATATTGCCGGTGAAAGTTACGGCGGATTCCGCACCGCCAAGCTGACCAGAATGCTTCAGCAGGATTTCGGGGTGGGGCTTTCCGGAGCCATCATCATTTCACCGGCAATGGAGTTCACCCTCCTTGACGGCTCGGACTACGATGTACTCATGTGGCTGGATACTTTTCCCACCATGGCGGCGGCGGCCCATGTACACGGAAAGAGCAGGAAAAAACGGGAAGGCGAGGATCTGAGATCCTACATGCAG
It includes:
- a CDS encoding S10 family peptidase, translating into MPDTTNEKDTRKTDGDYTPPGGSSMDHRISLGGETMDYSASADWMVLRKKDKPAAEMFHISYVKKDGGDRPITFVFNGGPGASSVFLHLGAMGPRRARFNADGTAPPPPHSLMDNADSWLEFTDLVFIDPIGTGLSRPVDEKEGKTGNGGNGKTDDSQSGASGDDSSEYWQLKRDLESLGEFISKYLSRHRRWESPVYIAGESYGGFRTAKLTRMLQQDFGVGLSGAIIISPAMEFTLLDGSDYDVLMWLDTFPTMAAAAHVHGKSRKKREGEDLRSYMQRAADFALKDLLPVLAAGDMYGEQKKKRVLRLASDYLGLSRDTVVKKNGRVDIRYFVKNLLRDQGLHLGLYDASLKVRDPYPDRDEYTGPDPTLHNVDRVFAAGINTQLRKHIGLETERDYTILSMDVNSKWKIDTRKHALQSQVGATDDLRYGMSLNPDMKVFLCHGIFDLVTPYFAAERISNLMKLGKDQKRQLQVKHYDGGHMFYTWESSRHQFYLDMKDLYSRNSEE